A window of Tetrapisispora phaffii CBS 4417 chromosome 9, complete genome contains these coding sequences:
- the PAM16 gene encoding import motor complex subunit PAM16 (similar to Saccharomyces cerevisiae PAM16 (YJL104W); ancestral locus Anc_1.257), whose translation MAYRAFVHVVFTSAQVFGKAFTEAYRQAAAQSVKKGARAATGAYNANAEYGGITLDESCKILDIENKNDINIDKVNEKFKYLFEVNDAEKGGSFYLQSKIYRAAERLKWEIAQKEKKTEDQGSKEGQTNAQANTNSAQTKD comes from the coding sequence ATGGCATACAGAGCTTTTGTTCACGTTGTTTTCACAAGTGCGCAGGTTTTTGGTAAAGCTTTTACAGAGGCATATAGACAGGCTGCTGCACAGTCGGTAAAAAAAGGTGCTAGGGCCGCTACGGGGGCATACAATGCTAATGCTGAGTATGGTGGGATTACATTAGATGAGAGTTGCAAAATTTTAGATATTGAGAATAAGAATGATATCAACATCGATAAAGtcaatgaaaaattcaaatacttGTTTGAAGTGAACGATGCTGAAAAAGGAGGTAGCTTTTACTTGCAAAGTAAGATATATAGAGCTGCTGAAAGACTGAAATGGGAGATAGCtcaaaaagagaaaaaaacaGAAGATCAAGGAAGCAAGGAAGGGCAAACGAACGCTCAAGCTAATACGAACTCTGCACAAACGAaagattaa